Within the Streptomyces sp. NBC_00554 genome, the region CGGCGCAATCGTCGAAGCGGCGGTGGTGGATCCTCGCGATCATCGGGATCGCGCAGCTGATGGTGGTCCTCGACGCCACCATCGTGAACATCGCCCTGCCGTCCGCCCAGGCGGACCTCGGCTTCTCCGACGGCAACCGGCAGTGGATCGTCACCGCCTACTCGCTGGCGTTCGCCTCCCTGCTTCTGCTCGGCGGACGCATCGCCGACCTCTTCGGACGCAAGCCCGCCTTCCTGATCGGTGTCGCCGGATTCGCCGCGGCCTCCATGCTGGGCGGCGCCTCGACCAGCTTCGGGATGCTGGTCACCGCACGTGCCCTCCAGGGCGTCTTCGGCGCACTGCTCGCACCGGCCGCGCTCTCGCTGCTGAACACGACGTTCACCGAGGCGAAGGACCGCGCCAAGGCGTTCAGCGTGTTCGGTGCGATCGCCGGCGCCGGTGGCGCGCTGGGGCTGCTGCTCGGCGGTGTGCTGACCGACGCGCTCGACTGGCGCTGGACTCTCTACGTCAACCTCATCTTCGCGATCATCGCCTTCGTCGGCGGTTGGATGCTGCTGAACAACCACCGCGACGCCGCGAACTCCAAGCTGGACCTGCCCGGTACTCTGCTGGTTTCCTCGGGACTCTTCGCCCTGGTCTACGGCTTCTCCAACGCCGAGACGCACGACTGGAGTTCGCCGGCCACCTGGGGCTTCCTGGCCGCGGGCGGGGTGCTGCTGACGGCGTTCGCCCGGTGGCAGACGCGAGCCAAGCACCCGCTGCTGCCGATGCGCGTGCTGCTCGACCGCAACCGTGCCGCTTCGTTCATCGCCATTCTGATCACCGGCGCGGGAATGTTCGGCGTCTTCCTCTTCCTGACCTACTACCTGCAGCTGAACCTGGGCTTCAGCCCGACCAAGACGGGCGTGTCGTTCCTGCCGATGATGGCGGCCCTGATGGTCATGGCCCAGGTCTCCACCACGATCCTGGTGCCGCGCGTCGGGCCGAAGATCGTCATCCCGGCGGGCTTCGCGATCGCTGCGATCGCCATGGTCTGGCTGACCGGCATCGATGTCGGCTCGTCCTTCTCGACCGCCGTGCTGCCGCAGCTGATTCTGATCGGCGTGGGCCTCGGCATCGTGATGCCGCCCGCGATGTCGCTGGCCACGATCGGGATCGCGGCCGAGGACGCGGGAGTTGCCTCCGCGACGGTCAACACCATGCAGCAGGTGGGCGGTTCGATCGGTACGGCGCTGCTGAACACGCTGGCCGCGAGCGCCGCGGCGAGCTACCTGGCCGGCAAGAACCCGGCCGACAAGCTGGTCCAGGCGCAGTCGACGATCGAGAGCTACACCACCGCCTTCTGGTGGTCGGCCGGCTTCTTCGCCGCGGGCGCGGTGATCGCCTTCCTGCTCTACCGTCCCGGCAAGTTGGAGCAGGACCCGGACGCGGCACAGGTCGTCCACATGTGATCGCGCCGGACCTCAGACCGAGGGGCCGCCGTCTGCAGGGAGACGGCGGCCCCTCATCCGTCTCTCGCGCAGCGGCCTCTCATACGTTTCCTGTCGGGCGGCCCCTCACGCGCCTTCGGTAGCGGGCCGTCGCCGCGGCGAGGCGAGCCTGCTGCGCCAGCTCGTTCTGCGGTACGGCCGGCCGGTACACGACGAGCCCCCGGTGCCGTTTCTCCAGCCTCAACTCACCCGGCATGGGCGCGACTTCACCGTCGTACGCGAGTGTGTCCGTGCCGGTGAGACCCTCCAGCTCGACCCAGGAGACGCGTTCGGCGCTGTAGACCCGGGAACGGCCGAGGGCTCCGGCCAGCGCGGAGGCGATGACCCTGGTGCGGGCGAGCCGGTGGGCGCCGTCGATCACACGCAGGTCGAGCAGACCGTCGTCCAGGCACGGCCGGAAGGCGGGGGCGAAGCCGTCCGGGACGTACCGGCCGTTGCCCGCGAACAGCAGCCACAGGCGCCGGGGGCGGCCGTCGACACGCAGTTCGATGGGGGTCGCGGTGCGCAGCACCCGGGTGAGGGCGACGGCCGCGGCCGGCCACTTGCCCCAGCGCTCCTCCAAGTGCTCGCGGAGCCGGACGAGTTCGGGATACAGGCCGATGCTGAAGGTGTTGAGGAACCGCACCTCGTGCCCGGCCGCCGAGCGCGCCACGCCGATGTCCACGGCCACCGCCTCGCCCCGGGCGACCGCGACGGCGGTGTCCTCGAAGTCGGGTACGCCCACGTCCTGCGCGAAGTGGTTGAGGGTGCCGCCGGGGAACACCGCCAGCGCTAGCCCCCGTTCGGCCGCCGCGCGAGCCGCGGCGTTCACGCTGCCGTCTCCCCCGCACACACCCAGCGCGCCGCCCAACTCCGAGGCCCGCTCGACCGCCTTGGCGAGCAGCTCGGCGAAGTCGTCGTCCGGGGCGCGTTCGATCAGTTCGGCGTCGGGCAGCAGTCCGCGCAGCCGTTCGGCCGGCGGGAGTGGCGTGGTGGGAGCGCCGGTGCCGGCCCGGCTGTTGACGAAGACGACGAGTCCGCGGCCCCCGGGCAGCGCGGGCGCGTCGGCCCCGGGCCGCTCCCGCTCCGGCCGTGCGGAGCGCGGCGGCCACCAGCGGCAGGTCAGCGCGGCGGCCCCGGCGCCGATCGCCATCCCGGCCAGCACGTCCCCGGGGTAGTGCACGCCCACGTAGACGCGCGAGAAGGCGACCGATGCCGCGAAGGGCGCGACCAGAGCGCCGTATCCGGTGGATTCCAGGGCGACTCCGGTCGCGAAGGCCGCGGCGGACGCGGAGTGTCCGGAGGGGAACGACGTGGTGTGCGGCTGCCGTCCGAGATGTCTGATCCGCGGTACGTGGTCCAGCAGCGGGCGGGGGCGGCGGGTACTCCACTTGATCACCGTGTTGACGGTCAGTGAGGCGAGGACGAGCGAGCCCGTACCTCGCAGGGCCGCCCGCCGGGCGGTACGGCCTCCGACGAACGCGAGGCCCGCCGCCGCGCCGAACCACAGCCGTCCGTGGTCGGCGGCATGGCTGAGCCGCCGCAGCGCCGGATCCGCGGCGGGGAACCGGGCGGCGGCCACCCGCCTGAACAGCCGCAGATCCAGTTCACCGAGTACGCCCATGTCCCCACTCCTACCGGGAGCGGGGGCGGACCGCATTCCGCCGCGACTCCAACCGGAGCAGCATCCTCACGGTTTACGGCACGGCGTACGGCGGCCATCGTGACCGTATGCGCAGACCCGCGGCAGCGTTCGGCAGCTCCCTCTTCCTGGCACTCGCCCCAGGCACCGTGGCCGTCCTCCTCCCCTGGTGGCTCACCGGGTGGCAGGCCGGTCACTGGCCGGGGCCCGTCCGGCTGCTCGGCCTCGTCCCGCTGGCCGCGGGGGCGGTGGTGCTGCTCTCCGCCTTCGCACGGTTCGTCGCCGAGGGCCTGGGCACCCCGGCGCCGG harbors:
- a CDS encoding MFS transporter; translated protein: MPQTVTEGARTGAVDAAPAQSSKRRWWILAIIGIAQLMVVLDATIVNIALPSAQADLGFSDGNRQWIVTAYSLAFASLLLLGGRIADLFGRKPAFLIGVAGFAAASMLGGASTSFGMLVTARALQGVFGALLAPAALSLLNTTFTEAKDRAKAFSVFGAIAGAGGALGLLLGGVLTDALDWRWTLYVNLIFAIIAFVGGWMLLNNHRDAANSKLDLPGTLLVSSGLFALVYGFSNAETHDWSSPATWGFLAAGGVLLTAFARWQTRAKHPLLPMRVLLDRNRAASFIAILITGAGMFGVFLFLTYYLQLNLGFSPTKTGVSFLPMMAALMVMAQVSTTILVPRVGPKIVIPAGFAIAAIAMVWLTGIDVGSSFSTAVLPQLILIGVGLGIVMPPAMSLATIGIAAEDAGVASATVNTMQQVGGSIGTALLNTLAASAAASYLAGKNPADKLVQAQSTIESYTTAFWWSAGFFAAGAVIAFLLYRPGKLEQDPDAAQVVHM
- a CDS encoding bifunctional phosphatase PAP2/diacylglycerol kinase family protein, with translation MGVLGELDLRLFRRVAAARFPAADPALRRLSHAADHGRLWFGAAAGLAFVGGRTARRAALRGTGSLVLASLTVNTVIKWSTRRPRPLLDHVPRIRHLGRQPHTTSFPSGHSASAAAFATGVALESTGYGALVAPFAASVAFSRVYVGVHYPGDVLAGMAIGAGAAALTCRWWPPRSARPERERPGADAPALPGGRGLVVFVNSRAGTGAPTTPLPPAERLRGLLPDAELIERAPDDDFAELLAKAVERASELGGALGVCGGDGSVNAAARAAAERGLALAVFPGGTLNHFAQDVGVPDFEDTAVAVARGEAVAVDIGVARSAAGHEVRFLNTFSIGLYPELVRLREHLEERWGKWPAAAVALTRVLRTATPIELRVDGRPRRLWLLFAGNGRYVPDGFAPAFRPCLDDGLLDLRVIDGAHRLARTRVIASALAGALGRSRVYSAERVSWVELEGLTGTDTLAYDGEVAPMPGELRLEKRHRGLVVYRPAVPQNELAQQARLAAATARYRRRVRGRPTGNV